From a region of the Desulfuromonas sp. KJ2020 genome:
- the hisH gene encoding imidazole glycerol phosphate synthase subunit HisH: MSQLVIIDYGMGNLRSAQKGFEKVGFAAKVSADPADIARADKVVLPGVGAFRDCMTNLQEGGFVEPLLAHVAAGKPMLGICVGLQLLFSESEEFGRHQGLGIIPGKVVRFPAGMREGGEELKVPHMGWNSLSFTREAPLFKGIEAGSYVYFVHSYYGVPDDTAVVTAESTYGDVTFCAALRKDNVMATQFHPEKSQQVGLQILQNFGEM, from the coding sequence ATGAGCCAGCTCGTCATTATCGATTACGGCATGGGCAATCTGCGTTCGGCCCAGAAGGGGTTCGAAAAGGTTGGGTTCGCCGCTAAGGTGAGCGCCGACCCCGCCGACATCGCCCGCGCCGACAAGGTGGTGCTGCCGGGAGTGGGTGCCTTTCGCGATTGCATGACCAACCTGCAGGAAGGAGGCTTTGTCGAGCCGCTGCTGGCGCATGTCGCCGCCGGCAAGCCGATGCTCGGCATCTGCGTTGGCCTGCAGCTCCTCTTCAGCGAAAGCGAGGAATTCGGTCGTCATCAGGGGCTCGGAATCATCCCGGGGAAGGTGGTGCGCTTTCCCGCCGGCATGCGGGAAGGGGGAGAAGAACTCAAGGTGCCCCACATGGGCTGGAACAGCCTGTCCTTCACCCGCGAAGCACCTCTGTTCAAGGGGATCGAAGCGGGGAGTTACGTCTACTTCGTCCACTCCTACTATGGCGTCCCCGACGACACCGCCGTGGTGACGGCAGAGTCGACCTACGGGGACGTGACCTTCTGTGCCGCCCTCAGGAAGGACAACGTCATGGCCACCCAGTTCCACCCGGAGAAGAGCCAGCAGGTGGGGCTGCAGATTCTGCAGAATTTCGGGGAGATGTAA
- the hisA gene encoding 1-(5-phosphoribosyl)-5-[(5-phosphoribosylamino)methylideneamino]imidazole-4-carboxamide isomerase, whose protein sequence is MLVIPAIDLKEGRCVRLEQGLMDKDTVYSDDPAAQALIWQEQGGELLHLVDLDGAFAGVPRNRDAIRAIVEAVSIPTELGGGIRDMATIEAYIDLGIDRVILGTVAKENPALVGEACRSFPGKIVVGIDAKDGLVAVRGWADITEKRASDLAREMEDFGVAAIIYTDIARDGMMQGPNIEATRQLAESISIPVIASGGVSRLQDIENLMAIEASGVTGVITGKAIYTGALDLRQAVALTRGRA, encoded by the coding sequence ATGCTCGTCATACCCGCTATCGATTTGAAGGAAGGCCGCTGTGTTCGTCTCGAACAGGGCCTCATGGACAAGGATACCGTCTACAGCGACGATCCGGCCGCTCAGGCTCTCATCTGGCAGGAGCAGGGGGGAGAGTTGCTGCATCTCGTCGATCTCGACGGCGCTTTTGCCGGCGTGCCTCGCAACCGCGACGCCATTCGGGCCATTGTCGAGGCGGTAAGCATTCCCACCGAGCTGGGGGGTGGCATTCGGGACATGGCCACTATTGAAGCCTACATCGACCTCGGTATCGACCGCGTGATTCTGGGGACGGTGGCCAAGGAAAATCCGGCCCTGGTCGGCGAAGCCTGCCGCTCTTTTCCCGGCAAAATCGTGGTGGGGATCGACGCCAAAGACGGCCTCGTGGCCGTTCGGGGCTGGGCCGATATCACCGAAAAGCGGGCCAGCGATCTCGCCCGCGAGATGGAGGATTTCGGGGTGGCAGCCATCATCTACACCGACATCGCTCGCGACGGCATGATGCAGGGGCCCAACATCGAGGCCACCCGGCAGCTGGCTGAATCGATCTCCATCCCGGTGATCGCCTCCGGCGGGGTGTCCCGGCTGCAGGATATCGAGAACCTCATGGCGATCGAAGCCTCGGGGGTGACGGGCGTCATCACCGGCAAGGCCATCTATACCGGCGCTCTCGACCTGCGGCAGGCCGTGGCGCTGACCCGCGGTCGCGCTTAA
- the hisF gene encoding imidazole glycerol phosphate synthase subunit HisF, translated as MLSKRIIPCLDVKDGRVVKGVQFLELRDAGDPVEAAEAYDAQGADELTFLDITASSDKRNIILDVVARTAERVFMPLTVGGGVREIADIRNLLNAGADKVSINTAAVHRPEFVREAAERFGSQCIVVAIDARRVDSAEGMKWEVFTHGGRHGTGIDAVEWAARMQAYGAGEILLTSMDKDGTKDGYDIPLTRTISDRVSIPVIASGGVGTLEHIREGLVEGGASAALAASIFHFREYTIAECKEYLREHGVPVRL; from the coding sequence ATGCTGAGCAAACGCATCATTCCCTGCCTGGACGTCAAGGACGGCCGCGTCGTCAAAGGGGTGCAATTTCTGGAGCTGCGCGATGCCGGTGACCCGGTGGAGGCGGCCGAAGCCTACGATGCGCAGGGGGCCGACGAGCTGACCTTTCTCGATATCACCGCCTCCAGCGACAAGCGCAATATCATCCTCGACGTGGTGGCCCGCACCGCCGAGCGGGTTTTCATGCCCTTGACCGTGGGCGGCGGCGTGCGCGAGATCGCCGATATCCGCAACCTGCTCAACGCCGGCGCCGACAAGGTGTCCATCAACACGGCGGCGGTGCACCGGCCCGAATTTGTACGGGAAGCCGCCGAACGGTTTGGCTCCCAGTGTATCGTGGTGGCCATCGATGCCCGCCGTGTCGACAGCGCCGAGGGCATGAAATGGGAAGTCTTTACCCACGGCGGCCGTCACGGCACGGGGATCGACGCCGTGGAGTGGGCGGCCCGCATGCAAGCCTATGGCGCCGGGGAGATTCTGCTGACCTCCATGGACAAGGATGGTACCAAGGACGGCTATGATATCCCCCTGACCCGGACCATCAGCGACCGCGTGAGCATCCCGGTCATCGCCTCCGGCGGCGTCGGCACTCTCGAACATATCCGCGAGGGGCTCGTCGAAGGGGGCGCCAGCGCCGCTCTGGCGGCGAGCATCTTCCACTTTCGCGAGTACACCATCGCCGAATGCAAGGAGTATCTGCGCGAACACGGGGTGCCCGTGCGTTTGTAA
- the hisIE gene encoding bifunctional phosphoribosyl-AMP cyclohydrolase/phosphoribosyl-ATP diphosphatase HisIE, producing MSLSSQLKFDAHGLLPAITRDAATGEVLMLAYMNAEAVDLTVKTSKVHYYSRSRQKLWMKGESSGHVQTVREIRFDCDADCLLITVEQEGAACHTGHHSCFHRIFAEGEVRTDGEKEVDATALYARQDILDAVYHVIQERRQNPSEKSYVASLFAKGLDKILGKIGEEATETAVAGKGGDRDEVVYEVADLFFHTLILLGYYDLPPERIYQELRRRFGLSGIEEKESRDK from the coding sequence ATGTCCCTTTCATCTCAGCTGAAATTTGACGCCCACGGCCTGCTCCCCGCCATCACCCGCGACGCGGCGACCGGCGAGGTGCTCATGCTGGCTTACATGAATGCCGAAGCGGTGGACCTTACTGTCAAGACCAGCAAGGTTCACTACTATTCCCGTTCGCGGCAGAAGTTGTGGATGAAAGGCGAGAGCTCCGGGCATGTGCAGACGGTGCGGGAGATCCGCTTCGACTGTGACGCCGACTGCCTGCTGATCACCGTCGAACAGGAAGGGGCGGCCTGTCATACCGGCCATCACTCCTGCTTCCACCGTATCTTCGCGGAGGGCGAGGTGCGCACCGACGGGGAGAAAGAGGTGGATGCCACCGCCCTCTATGCCAGGCAGGACATTCTCGACGCGGTTTATCACGTGATTCAGGAGCGTCGACAGAATCCATCGGAGAAGTCCTACGTCGCCTCGCTCTTTGCCAAGGGGCTCGATAAGATTCTCGGCAAGATCGGCGAAGAAGCCACCGAAACCGCCGTGGCCGGCAAGGGCGGCGACCGGGACGAAGTCGTTTACGAAGTGGCCGATCTCTTTTTTCACACCCTGATTCTGCTGGGCTACTACGACCTGCCGCCGGAGAGGATCTATCAGGAACTGCGGCGTCGCTTCGGGCTGAGCGGCATCGAAGAGAAGGAAAGCCGGGACAAATAA
- a CDS encoding GatB/YqeY domain-containing protein, whose amino-acid sequence MSLQEQLNTAMKDAMRAKDSLRLNTIRMIRTAIKNREIDERKELDDQGVITVLSTVVKQRRESAQVYRENGRPELAEKEEQELAVVMEFLPSQLSDDELKALIEEAVTEVGAASMKDMGKVMKVVAAKTTGRADGKVVSELVKARLSA is encoded by the coding sequence ATGAGTCTGCAGGAACAATTGAACACCGCCATGAAGGACGCCATGAGGGCCAAGGACAGTCTGCGCCTCAATACCATCCGCATGATCCGCACCGCCATCAAAAACCGCGAGATCGACGAGCGCAAGGAACTCGACGATCAGGGGGTGATCACCGTGCTGTCGACGGTGGTAAAGCAGCGGCGCGAATCGGCCCAGGTCTACCGCGAGAACGGCCGACCCGAACTGGCCGAGAAGGAAGAGCAGGAACTCGCCGTGGTCATGGAGTTTCTCCCTTCCCAGCTTAGCGACGACGAGCTCAAGGCGCTGATCGAGGAAGCGGTGACCGAGGTGGGCGCGGCCTCCATGAAGGACATGGGCAAGGTCATGAAAGTGGTGGCGGCGAAAACGACCGGGCGCGCCGACGGCAAGGTTGTCAGCGAGCTGGTCAAGGCGCGCCTTTCGGCCTGA
- a CDS encoding CvpA family protein yields MNIVDIAILVILAGFTLKGLLRGLLKELCSLLGLVAGALFALYFHAPLAELLVESFRFPLKLAVGIAYVVLFVVCLLFFALLGYLLSRFVKLVFLGGVNRVAGGFFGLMQGGVLLAIGLFALSIGPLPATLGPMLKDSQLAPPFVRLGQVVFEESRDFYSSRS; encoded by the coding sequence ATGAACATTGTCGACATCGCCATTCTGGTTATCCTGGCCGGGTTTACCCTCAAGGGCCTGCTGCGCGGACTGTTGAAGGAACTGTGCTCCCTGCTCGGCCTGGTCGCCGGTGCCCTGTTCGCCCTCTATTTCCATGCGCCCCTGGCCGAGCTGCTGGTGGAGTCCTTCCGGTTTCCGCTCAAGCTGGCTGTCGGCATCGCTTACGTCGTCCTGTTTGTGGTCTGCCTGCTCTTTTTCGCGTTGCTGGGTTACCTGCTCTCCCGCTTCGTCAAGCTCGTCTTCCTGGGCGGGGTGAACCGGGTCGCCGGCGGTTTTTTCGGTCTCATGCAAGGAGGAGTCTTGCTGGCCATCGGTCTGTTCGCCCTGAGTATCGGGCCGCTGCCCGCCACCCTCGGCCCCATGCTCAAGGACTCCCAGCTGGCACCTCCCTTCGTCCGGCTGGGGCAGGTTGTTTTTGAGGAGAGTCGGGATTTTTATTCGTCCCGCTCCTGA
- a CDS encoding endonuclease MutS2, which produces MTEETLRVLEYDKVRQLLAAQSLTVPGRRLLEALQPLDEAGVVRTALEEVSEMVGLLDERGRPPLGGCRDLQPCLNQLRTEGTWLLPEVLLDIRSTLEATVACRGYFADGEKGLRLAVLAADLQGCRDLYEELRRSIGLRGEILGSASFELGTLRQDMLQVRTRIKRALEGLLTSDRLAGVFQDQLITERHGRYVLPVKADHRGRVKGFVHDESASGQTLFIEPTSVLEANNELQTLQREEKREEERILRRLADAVRRHADVLRENQRILAHLDGRTAAARLSLLMEGVAPELAETPVLELRQARHPLLLFHADGSRREKGAVPVDVRLGRQRSALIISGPNTGGKTVALKTAGLLLLMVKSGLHVPCHPDSQVYLFRHVFADIGDEQSIESDLSTFSGHLQRVRRLLEQADDDSLVLLDEAGTGTDPAEGGALALAVLDTLRQRGTRVLVTTHLNVVKHYAWQRPDVENASVEFDRQTLRPTYRLHYGMPGASSAFTIARCLGLPEDVLQRAESYLGAKEREGEQQLEALNRLSHNLEQERAELGSLRAAAEQDREKRRRLLAELEAQKRGIIEKTTRRAEQKAKEAERQLRAILKEARGAGVDARAQAELNRQLREVKEDLGQAAPPPAAGAAPKQVEVGEMLRIPALATEGLVVRALEGEAELSVQGKKLRLPLAQLEAFSPRRFEEKQAKKSKIQSRVERDRFSARLLLVGQRAEEALIALDRFVDDALLQGVREVEIVHGSGTGILRRVVRDFLAGHRGVQAFRGGDLAQGGDNVTLVELRR; this is translated from the coding sequence ATGACTGAAGAAACCCTGCGGGTGCTGGAATATGACAAAGTCAGGCAGCTGCTGGCCGCGCAGTCCCTCACCGTACCGGGCCGGCGACTGCTCGAAGCGCTGCAGCCTCTCGATGAGGCCGGCGTGGTTCGCACGGCCCTGGAGGAAGTCAGTGAGATGGTCGGGCTGCTCGATGAGCGGGGGCGCCCTCCTCTGGGCGGTTGTCGCGACCTGCAGCCCTGTCTGAACCAGCTGCGCACCGAAGGGACCTGGCTGCTGCCGGAAGTCCTGCTGGATATTCGCTCCACCCTCGAGGCCACCGTCGCCTGCCGGGGATATTTCGCCGACGGGGAAAAAGGGCTGCGGCTTGCGGTTCTGGCCGCGGATCTGCAAGGCTGCCGGGACCTCTATGAGGAGTTGCGTCGCAGCATCGGCCTGCGGGGCGAGATCCTCGGCAGCGCCTCCTTCGAGCTGGGCACCCTGCGTCAGGATATGCTGCAGGTGCGGACCCGCATCAAGCGGGCGCTGGAGGGTCTGCTCACCTCGGACCGGCTCGCTGGCGTCTTTCAGGACCAGCTCATCACCGAGCGTCATGGGCGCTATGTGCTGCCGGTCAAGGCGGATCATCGCGGGCGGGTCAAGGGCTTCGTTCACGACGAATCGGCCAGCGGACAGACCCTGTTCATCGAACCGACCTCGGTGCTGGAGGCGAACAACGAACTGCAGACCCTGCAACGGGAAGAAAAACGCGAGGAAGAGCGGATTCTGCGTCGTCTGGCCGATGCCGTGCGGCGGCACGCCGATGTTCTGCGGGAAAATCAGCGGATACTCGCGCATCTCGATGGCAGGACGGCAGCGGCCCGGTTGTCGCTGCTCATGGAAGGCGTTGCCCCCGAACTGGCGGAAACGCCCGTGCTGGAGCTGCGGCAGGCGCGGCATCCTCTCCTGCTATTTCATGCCGATGGCAGTCGGCGGGAAAAGGGGGCCGTCCCTGTCGATGTGCGGCTGGGTCGCCAGCGTAGCGCCCTGATTATCAGTGGACCGAATACCGGCGGCAAGACGGTGGCTCTTAAGACCGCCGGACTGCTGCTGCTGATGGTGAAGTCGGGCCTGCATGTGCCCTGTCACCCTGACAGCCAGGTTTACCTGTTCCGCCATGTCTTTGCCGACATTGGTGATGAACAGAGCATAGAGTCAGACCTCTCCACCTTCTCCGGGCACTTGCAGCGGGTCCGGCGCCTGCTGGAGCAGGCCGATGACGATTCGCTGGTGCTCCTTGACGAGGCCGGCACGGGGACGGACCCGGCGGAAGGTGGCGCCCTGGCGCTGGCCGTGCTGGACACCCTGCGCCAGCGGGGAACCCGGGTTCTGGTGACCACGCATCTCAATGTCGTCAAGCACTACGCCTGGCAGCGGCCCGATGTGGAAAACGCCTCGGTGGAGTTCGACCGCCAGACCCTGCGGCCAACCTACCGGCTGCACTACGGCATGCCGGGGGCGAGCAGCGCTTTTACCATCGCGCGCTGTCTTGGCCTGCCCGAGGACGTACTGCAGCGCGCCGAATCCTATCTCGGCGCCAAAGAGCGCGAAGGGGAGCAGCAGCTGGAAGCTCTCAATCGGCTCAGCCATAACCTGGAGCAGGAGCGGGCGGAGCTCGGGTCCCTGCGGGCCGCCGCCGAGCAGGACCGGGAGAAACGCCGCCGCCTGCTGGCCGAACTGGAAGCGCAAAAGCGGGGTATCATCGAAAAGACCACGCGGCGGGCGGAGCAGAAAGCCAAAGAGGCCGAGCGCCAGCTCAGGGCGATTCTGAAAGAGGCCCGTGGCGCCGGGGTGGATGCCCGCGCCCAGGCCGAGTTGAACCGCCAGCTGCGCGAGGTTAAAGAGGACCTGGGCCAGGCGGCTCCGCCACCGGCTGCCGGCGCTGCCCCTAAACAGGTGGAGGTCGGCGAAATGCTGCGTATCCCGGCGCTGGCGACCGAAGGTTTGGTGGTCCGAGCCCTGGAGGGGGAGGCGGAACTGAGCGTGCAGGGGAAGAAGCTCCGCCTGCCTCTGGCACAGCTGGAAGCGTTCAGTCCGCGCCGTTTTGAGGAAAAGCAGGCCAAAAAGAGCAAGATTCAAAGCCGGGTGGAGCGCGATCGCTTTTCTGCCCGGCTGCTGCTGGTGGGTCAGCGGGCCGAGGAAGCCCTTATTGCCCTGGATCGCTTTGTCGATGACGCCTTGCTGCAGGGCGTACGCGAGGTGGAGATCGTCCATGGCAGCGGCACTGGCATCTTGCGCCGGGTCGTGCGGGATTTTCTCGCCGGGCATCGCGGCGTGCAGGCCTTTCGCGGCGGCGACTTGGCCCAGGGCGGCGATAATGTGACCCTTGTCGAGTTGAGACGCTGA